A genomic stretch from Carcharodon carcharias isolate sCarCar2 chromosome 27 unlocalized genomic scaffold, sCarCar2.pri SUPER_27_unloc_1, whole genome shotgun sequence includes:
- the LOC121273782 gene encoding zinc finger protein 239-like translates to MEKPWKCGDCGKGFKYPSQLEIHQRSHSGERPFICSVCGKGFSQLSYLQSHQRVHTGERPFTCSECGKGFTDSSNLRTHKRVHTGERPFTCSDCGKGFTQLSHLQTHQRVHTGERPFTCIECGKGFSHSSHLQTHKRVHTGERPFTCSECGKRFSNSSDLRKHKRIHTGERPFTCSECGKGFTQSSHLQRHQVQK, encoded by the coding sequence atggagaaaccatggaaatgtggggactgtgggaagggattcaaataCCCATCTCAGCTGGAAATTCATCAACGCagtcacagtggggagaggccattcatctgctctgtaTGTGGGAAGGGGTTCAGCCAGTTATCCTACTTGCaatcacaccagcgagttcacaccggggagaggccattcacctgctccgagtgtgggaagggattcactgattcatccaaCCTGCGGACTCACAAGcgggttcacaccggggagaggccgttcacctgctctgattgtgggaagggattcactcagttatctcacctgcagacacaccagcgagttcacaccggggagaggccgtttacCTGcattgagtgtgggaagggattcagtcattcatcccacctgcagacacacaagcgggttcacactggggagaggccattcacctgctccgagtgtgggaagcgATTCAGTAATTCATCCGATCTCCGAAAACACAAGcgtattcacactggggagaggccgttcacctgctctgagtgtgggaagggattcactcagtcgtcCCACCTGCAGCGACACCAAGTTCAGAAGTGA